The following are encoded together in the Acanthochromis polyacanthus isolate Apoly-LR-REF ecotype Palm Island chromosome 14, KAUST_Apoly_ChrSc, whole genome shotgun sequence genome:
- the irs2b gene encoding insulin receptor substrate 2 yields MASPPNTGDQSLLAGNTNSNVKKCGYLKKQKHGHKRFFVLKEPSEGFPAARLEYYESEKKWKNKSAAKRVIPLDCCLNINKRADAKHKYLIALYTKDEYFAVAAENEQEQESWYRVLTDLMAEGKVYDGSASNSASSLVGFDEASYGVITPVAATYKEVWQVILKSKGLGQSRNLTGVYRLCLSSRTISFVKLNSEVASVILQLMNIRRCGHSDSFFFIEVGRSAATGPGELWMQADDSVVAQNIHETILEAMKAMKELSEFRPRSKSQSSGTNPISVPTRRHLNNLPPSQTGLPRRSRTDSMAATSPVSKCSSCRIRTASEGDGTMTRPMSVTGSPLSPGVHRTLLSRSHTITARPSLTFESSTLQHSKSMSMPLSHSPPVATTCPGNVSCCQDSSAPRPSSCSASFSGSPSDAGFISCEEYSSSPAEGRDLRLPLTLRSNTPESLRADTPPSRDGSELDGYMVMERQGQNGYRRIPELDKVYRKRTYSLTTPRQQRGTPQVSSASLDEYTLMRATYHSGSQSSRRCHTASPKGTCLEDYRDVQISSNNLQADSGYMPMMPGVAPQTPGSKDDPYMPMSPMCVSAPKQIINPRSHFSSVGLAPRTDSPGSVSLEDSGYMRMWCGTKMSVESTDGKPNNGEYLNMSPIDTLVSVTPPDYILSPSGDHHHLQQSHRQPYSYSSLPRSLKGQLQRSGSTDTDQYVVMSLQRQRIDEESNYCPISPGDSVVSSSPVTPSTPSSAPSPLRVARTDGGLVHRSRACRPTRLALESLRTLPCMSEHPLPSEPRSPGEYINIDFSSATHNALTATVSESSTSSVSLTCAERSSLSLSDYANVDISSPVHLVSSQAGGSPPAGCQKHTPEVLTCPSLVKTQQDTQGVEGGEEEKSTEGQAKERGMVEEYPLQQQGSLECQPAPVKDDYTEMTFSPPAAIPALCNTDAAPLPTSPTACVQRLSLESSRVDVVPPVPVDSFLLGGPSLSVTIVDPHRGAKVIRADPQGRRRHSSETFSSTTTVTPVCPSFAHDTKRHSSASVENVSRPVRSSEGPGEDYGSSMCRETSAGYQNGLNYIALNLMEGNLGGCRLGGCDGLLRFKAACGCKGGLNGFNTSPYASLGFKETTAAAVKE; encoded by the exons ATGGCGAGTCCGCCAAACACCGGTGATCAGTCGTTATTGGCCGGTAACACGAACAGCAACGTCAAGAAATGCGGATACCTGAAGAAGCAGAAACACGGACACAAGCGCTTTTTCGTTCTCAAAGAGCCGAGCGAAGGTTTCCCGGCTGCCCGGCTGGAGTACTACGAGAGTgagaagaaatggaaaaacaaatcgGCCGCGAAGAGAGTTATTCCTCTGGACTGCTGCCTCAATATCAACAAGAGAGCGGACGCAAAACACAAATATCTCATTGCTCTCTACACCAAGGACGAGTATTTTGCGGTGGCGGCGGAAAACGAACAGGAGCAGGAGAGCTGGTACCGGGTGCTAACGGATTTAATGGCAGAGGGGAAAGTGTATGACGGCTCCGCGTCCAACTCTGCGTCCTCGCTGGTTGGCTTCGATGAGGCGAGTTACGGTGTCATAACGCCGGTGGCCGCCACCTACAAGGAGGTCTGGCAAGTCATTCTGAAATCCAAAGGCCTGGGACAGAGCAGAAATCTGACCGGCGTCTACAGACTCTGCCTCTCCAGCCGGACTATCAGCTTCGTCAAGCTGAACTCGGAGGTAGCCTCGGTCATCCTGCAGCTCATGAATATCCGGAGGTGCGGCCACTCTGACAGCTTTTTCTTCATCGAGGTGGGTCGATCTGCAGCCACGGGACCCGGGGAGCTGTGGATGCAGGCTGACGACTCCGTGGTGGCTCAGAACATCCACGAGACCATCTTGGAGGCGATGAAAGCCATGAAGGAGCTGTCGGAGTTCCGTCCGCGCAGCAAAAGCCAGTCGTCTGGTACCAACCCCATCTCTGTGCCCACACGGAGGCACCTGAACAACCTCCCCCCGAGCCAGACCGGGCTTCCCCGGCGGTCACGCACGGACAGCATGGCCGCGACCTCTCCCGTGAGTAAATGCTCGTCTTGCCGAATACGCACGGCCAGCGAGGGCGATGGCACCATGACACGCCCCATGTCAGTGACCGGGAGCCCCCTCAGTCCCGGGGTGCACAGGACCCTCCTGAGCAGATCTCACACCATTACTGCACGACCTTCTCTGACATTTGAATCTTCTACCCTCCAGCACAGCAAATCCATGTCTATGCCCCTGTCTCACTCTCCGCCTGTGGCCACCACCTGCCCAGGGAATGTGTCCTGTTGCCAAGACAGCAGCGCCCCTCGCCCCTCCAGTTGCAGCGCCTCTTTCTCAGGCTCACCCAGTGATGCTGGTTTTATATCCTGTGAGGAGTACAGCTCCAGTCCTGCGGAAGGACGAGACCTCAGGTTACCTCTCACCCTCCGCAGCAATACTCCAGAGTCCCTCAGAGCTGACACCCCCCCCTCCAGGGATGGCAGTGAGCTTGATGGCTACATGGTGATGGAGCGGCAGGGTCAGAATGGTTACCGGCGGATACCGGAGCTCGACAAGGTGTATCGAAAGCGCACATACTCTCTCACTACACCCCGGCAGCAGAGGGGCACCCCCCAAGTGTCTTCAGCCTCCCTGGATGAGTACACTCTCATGCGGGCCACTTATCACAGTGGGAGTCAGTCCTCTCGGAGGTGTCACACTGCTTCACCTAAAGGAACCTGTCTTGAGGATTACCGGGATGTTCAGATCAGCTCGAACAATCTCCAGGCTGACAGTGGCTACATGCCCATGATGCCCGGTGTGGCCCCTCAGACGCCAGGGTCTAAGGATGACCCCTACATGCCCATGAGTCccatgtgtgtttctgctccAAAGCAGATCATCAACCCTCGTTCTCACTTCTCCTCAGTGGGGCTGGCCCCACGCACTGACTCCCCTGGGAGTGTTTCTCTGGAAGACAGTGGATATATGCGCATGTGGTGCGGAACCAAGATGTCAGTGGAGAGCACTGATGGAAAACCTAACAACGGAGAGTACCTGAACATGTCTCCCATTGACACGCTGGTGTCTGTAACGCCCCCAGACTACATCCTCAGTCCTTCGGGagaccaccaccacctccagcAAAGTCACAGACAGCCTTATTCTTACAGCTCTCTGCCACGATCACTTAAAGGACAGTTGCAGCGCAGTGGGTCCACTGACACAGACCAATATGTGGTGATGAGTTTACAGAGACAGCGGATAGATGAGGAGTCCAACTATTGCCCCATCTCTCCAGGAGACTCTGTGGTCAGCAGCTCTCCAGTAACACCGAGCACTCCGTCCTCTGCTCCATCTCCCCTCAGAGTGGCTCGGACAGATGGGGGCCTGGTACATCGCAGTAGGGCGTGTCGGCCCACGCGCCTGGCACTGGAATCCCTCAGAACACTACCATGTATGAGCGAACACCCCCTTCCCTCAGAGCCACGCAGCCCTGGAGAATACATTAACATCGACTTCAGCAGTGCCACTCATAACGCCCTGACAGCCACAGTATCAGAGAGCTCTACATCCTCTGTGAGTTTAACGTGTGCAGAGCGGAGCTCCCTGTCACTCTCAGACTATGCTAATGTTGACATCAGCTCCCCGGTTCACCTTGTCTCATCCCAAGCCGGGGGTTCCCCTCCAGCGGGGTgccaaaaacacacacctgaagTTTTGACTTGTCCCAGTCTGGTGAAAACCCAGCAGGATACGCAGGGAGTTGAGGggggagaagaggagaaaagcaCAGAGGGACAAGCAAAGGAGAGGGGGATGGTAGAGGAATATCCTCTCCAGCAGCAGGGGAGCCTGGAGTGTCAGCCAGCTCCGGTCAAAGATGACTACACCGAGATGACCTTCAGCCCTCCTGCTGCTATACCTGCTCTGTGCAACACTGACGCTGCCCCCCTCCCTACCAGCCCCACTGCCTGTGTCCAGAGACTCAGCCTTGAGAGCAGCAGAGTTGACGTGGTGCCCCCTGTGCCAGTGGACTCTTTCCTCCTCGGGGGTCCTTCCTTATCTGTCACAATCGTGGATCCACACAGGGGGGCGAAAGTCATCCGGGCCGACCCACAAGGGCGTCGGCGCCACAGTTCAGAGACtttctcctccaccaccaccgtCACGCCCGTGTGCCCATCTTTTGCCCACGACACCAAACGGCACAGCTCTGCCTCTGTGGAGAACGTTTCTCGCCCTGTTCGCAGCTCCGAGGGACCCGGCGAGGACTACGGCAGCTCCATGTGCAGGGAAACGTCAGCCGGTTATCAAAACGGACTTAACTACATTGCCTTAAACTTGATGGAGGGAAACCTTGGGGGATGCCGGTTAGGGGGCTGTGACGGCCTCCTGAGGTTCAAGGCGGCCTGCGGCTGCAAGGGCGGGCTGAATGGGTTCAACACCAGCCCCTATGCCAGCCTTGGATTCAAGGAgacaactgctgctgctgtgaaag aatGA